In Debaryomyces hansenii CBS767 chromosome B complete sequence, one genomic interval encodes:
- a CDS encoding 60S ribosomal protein L2 (highly similar to uniprot|P05736 Saccharomyces cerevisiae YIL018W RPL2B and highly similar to uniprot|P05736 Saccharomyces cerevisiae YFR031C-A Protein components of the large (60S) ribosomal subunit) — protein MGRVIRNQRKGAGSIFTSHTRLRKGAAKLRTLDYAERHGYIRGIVKQIIHDPGRGAPLAKVSFRDPYKYKLREETFIANEGVYTGQFIYAGKKASLNVGNVLPLGSMPEGTIVSNVEEKSGDRGALGRTSGNYVIIIGHNQDEGKTRVKLPSGAKKILSSEARGVIGVVAGGGRIDKPLLKAGRAFHKYKVKRNSWPKTRGVAMNPVDHPHGGGNHQHIGKASTISRGAVPGQKAGLIAARRTGLLRGTQKTQD, from the exons ATGG GTAGAGTTATTCGTAACCAAAGAAAAGGTGCTGGTTCTATCTTCACCTCGCACACCAGATTAAGAAAGGGTGCTGCCAAGTTAAGAACTTTAGATTATGCTGAACGTCACGGATACATTCGTGGTATTGTTAAGCAAATCATCCACGACCCAGGTAGAGGTGCTCCTTTAGCCAAGGTTTCATTCCGTGATCCATACAAGTACAAATTAAGAGAAGAAACCTTCATTGCTAACGAAGGTGTCTACACTGGTCAATTTATCTATGCCGGTAAGAAGGCTTCTTTAAACGTCGGTAACGTTTTACCTTTAGGTTCTATGCCAGAAGGTACCATTGTCTCCAACGTTGAAGAAAAGTCTGGTGACAGAGGTGCTTTAGGTAGAACCTCCGGTAACTACGTTATTATCATCGGACACAACCAAGACGAAGGTAAGACCAGAGTCAAGTTACCATCTGGTGCTAAGAAGATTCTTTCTTCCGAAGCTAGAGGTGTCATCGGTGTTGTTGCCGGTGGTGGTAGAATTGATAAACCATTATTGAAGGCTGGTAGAGCTTTCCACAAATACAAGGTCAAGCGTAACTCATGGCCAAAGACCAGAGGTGTTGCCATGAACCCAGTTGATCACCCTCATGGTGGTGGTAACCATCAACATATTGGTAAGGCTTCTACTATTTCCAGAGGTGCTGTCCCAGGTCAAAAGGCTGGTTTAATCGCCGCCAGAAGAACTGGTTTATTACGTGGTACTCAAAAAACTCAAgattaa
- a CDS encoding DEHA2B15290p (some similarities with uniprot|P09806 Kluyveromyces lactis RF4 protein) produces MLHAYNGDFEKFIALYDPDFYYDESEIDYEFITRFIVRDIMFHFDFAKKIYEHDIIVNNKERILRAISSRFIMSNYIVEDLRRPHCIWFPNVPSRDTCL; encoded by the coding sequence ATGCTTCATGCTTATAATGGcgattttgaaaagttcaTTGCATTGTATGACCCTGATTTTTACTATGATGAGAGTGAAATCGACTACGAATTTATAACAAGATTTATAGTACGAGACATAATGTTTCATTTCGATTTTGCCAAGAAGATTTATGAGCACGATATCATTGTGAATAATAAAGAGAGAATCCTAAGAGCTATTTCGAGTAGGTTCATAATGAGTAATTATATCGTTGAAGATTTAAGGAGGCCCCATTGCATATGGTTTCCAAATGTTCCGTCCAGAGATACTTGTTTGTAG
- a CDS encoding DEHA2B15312p (no similarity): MYSLAKMLNRKVYSDDQFSKSIQCGGFLTHYDGNIKEDFMKKWNGITHVNTPEMRVVNLILLI; encoded by the coding sequence ATGTATTCATTGGCTAAAATGTTAAACAGAAAGGTTTATTCAGACGAccagttttcaaaatcaatacaGTGTGGTGGTTTTTTAACTCATTACGATGGCAATATTAAGGAAGATTTCATGAAGAAATGGAACGGTATAACTCACGTAAATACTCCGGAGATGAGGGTGGTGAATTTAATACTTTTGATCTAG
- a CDS encoding DEHA2B15334p (some similarities with CA0706|IPF7715 Candida albicans IPF7715) — translation MSQEEKHGLLNKLKKPFRSHSRSSSINSEKAPGSAGTGTSSGSKRGSSGASGATNGRSIEELAYQEGRKRAEIERKGGSSSGTGSGAALGAGAGAGAGAAVSSPSSKSYISGQSYDDADTVLSSPKGRVVRHPPKINRQPVDKDVGGDFANQKQPIDDSLVNTGHFGNNAGTGAGAGAGAAGAPGVNTTGTTTGTGTGASSRGITGAGAGAGTKPDSTKTVGAATAGAVAGAAGTAAYVGSRGQENNGNHGVIENAHPSYSDDANKKEGTGVFFDPRDTQGGIYGNNNGGEMSEATKAELNKQRNLKTHPSAYYEEQKQKDQQKSVVDDIKNSAYNEGQAQGSRDAKAEQYQKDQAAGESGQESPSKHNDPGSEHAKNRSAWNRDGVTTAAAEAKGQSGTDTSNSSYSERGLGTAAAGAAAGGAGGAALASRSNKNATADDAYGSRTGAAEGANKTYSTNTSAVGAANANADLSDSDYDYDRQIKELDRRIASTQKEIDQVNSSGSGVYGASAGTPSTSAGISAPGTGGSKQTGPTTTAATSGTADHTATNDQDDPSNKGILAGTGIAAAIAGAAGYVGLGKHNEKSTVDDAYGQGVKTASADTGASKSILDEAYKQGIISGSYDAGKEYFRKESSQSKSAVGTSSTAPGTGAYKGTDVATTDVYSKDTSNTGVSAETNYTNDDSSNKTGILAGSGIAAAIAGAVGYVGLGGKSHEKETVDEAYEEGLKAASSSHSAGKVHETKPEAFVKDPNAVSSTTRQAEPSSSSRGSNAATGAAGGGVLGTAAAMASNTLGFDSDDNEEYSENRALTKDSDFDSNRNTYDPSSSTGDAEINDDGSAKPGVLGGITGAVSAVGAVAAAKVGYGSSSPSDIINEAYEAGREQGNIINEAYEAGRQQGSTGSSTSKAAYGSSTSSKTSRSIDTPQLQDVDDEDEDDDEDEDVANTTTNSTRSGLFAGVFGGAAAAMGLSSLDRSDSNRSGIDPSKVDSQKDTVPREDLAKTNTGNSSGSGILGALGFNKGGETSSQGNLIDAADEGRDVKSLPKHSGDAGALDSTKQDTSDNGDGVQKVPNLPSSGAGKPETNTDDSSRKDTVPDKDLAKEDVTDSKDSSKSGMGIGAAVGAAAGALGYSASKNATAHNDGSLIDPAARNYEDVAKTPPHGGNSKPDIKTSNEDVERKSDDEPKTSQNFSQTEADVAAYNKKHGITDDKRSLIEIAEGASPEIKKMEAHHVASAGNEAGEESVAASGDGVQPVPKSVLQHQNRFIATGGREGDFNESAGSGSHAKVSEPDAKKKSLTSESSQFSESASDKSSNKGLMGAAAGALAGATGAVGLSSASDKSKSNSKNVDSHSGYTQDKGDNRTQGPTTSTRDTTGVAGTGAGAAYGASQGSSSKKSDTTLSEKELYEYYEAGIIRGSYEAGQISGAEEASLATSKAEQHTGAAGAREQTDSNLSDYGRAAAGAAGAGALGGAAGYGLSSSGKDVNADPSATAYGSESKAPLHDSYGQGVKEGSHSKGVEKGAYSKGVEEGAYSKGVEQSAYESGNIEGAKDASTGTSAGKSAAVGAGVGAGTGLAAGTAYGATHGKSSKQSTLNSNELYAFYVAGIIQGSYEAGQIAGAEDISLASGQGQKSQSDATHGHGLSAATAGAVGGGALGAGAAGLAASSKNKGAEESNLLVEVIGVKDEQAASKIAHQASKELSAQGVDLTHGKLVINTQTKEVYKTDDVNEKVGENTNSHTGRNALAGGAVGGAAGAGLGHSTDRQGDFSSRESQKNLESTDPNDHHDEHQKAKERLSKAANAGVLGNVQPSGVGNQTQHEREYDPSAGQSQSHHGLKAGAAGAGLGAAGAAAAAAAYGSHSHDSGANRGYEGGITPSDRSAGNYSTGDQDTAGRTGQGISSREAMGPGATGQGFTTGQSGLDAANTKQSDGSDIVVTVQGTKDNAEATRIATETVEALKKQPSVLAAVKELRIDANTGIVTNEHGKRIDLNPSSGRTHHEAQNTNSSQGIGAGSAAGLGAGAAGLGAAGAYGAHKHSDKTDHNQQSNTQDSRSGAYGAHQAEATGYNNRNLQQGYQDTQDSRSGGSGTKQGYEDAYNQNRSRGTDSNASVGLGAAGAAGAAGAYGAHKYSHQDTQDSRLGNRSGDIYEDAYNEGYKQGSYRQTGSSGYDSANVGGSNYTSATRGNAPDQVAPTTASTQPQQTETSGLRMPGSFF, via the coding sequence ATGTCACAGGAAGAAAAACATGGGCTTTTGAACAAGTTGAAAAAGCCGTTCAGGTCCCACTCGAGATCTTCGAGTATAAATTCAGAGAAGGCTCCTGGCAGTGCTGGTACTGGAACTAGCAGTGGGAGCAAAAGGGGCTCTTCAGGGGCTTCAGGAGCAACTAACGGGAGATCGATCGAAGAATTAGCGTACCAAGAAGGACGCAAAAGAGCTGAAATCGAAAGAAAGGGAGGTTCAAGCTCAGGAACAGGCTCGGGTGCAGCATTAGGTGCTGGAGCCGGAGCTGGGGCTGGAGCAGCAGTTTCCTCCCCATCAAGTAAAAGTTATATATCAGGGCAGTCGTACGACGATGCCGACACGGTATTGTCATCTCCGAAAGGACGGGTGGTTAGACATCCGCCTAAAATCAACAGACAACCTGTGGATAAGGACGTGGGGGGCGACTTCGCCAACCAAAAACAGCCAATTGACGATAGTTTGGTGAATACCGGGcattttggaaataatgCTGGAACTGGAGCCGGTGCTGGAGCTGGAGCTGCTGGTGCCCCTGGCGTTAATACTACTGGAACAACTACTGGAACTGGAACTGGAGCCAGTTCTAGAGGAATTACTGGAGCCGGAGCTGGAGCTGGAACCAAGCCTGACTCTACCAAGACCGTTGGTGCTGCTACCGCTGGAGCTGTTGCAGGAGCTGCTGGAACCGCCGCATATGTTGGTTCTAGAGGTCAGGAGAATAACGGAAACCATGGTGTAATTGAAAACGCCCACCCTTCGTACAGTGACGATGCAAACAAAAAAGAAGGAACTGGAGTCTTCTTCGATCCAAGAGATACCCAAGGTGGTATCTACGGTAATAATAACGGGGGTGAAATGAGTGAAGCCACCAAGGCCGAATTAAACAAGCAACGTAACTTGAAAACACATCCTTCGGCTTATTACGAAGAACAGAAGCAAAAGGATCAACAAAAGAGTGTCGTTGATGACATTAAGAACAGTGCATATAATGAGGGCCAAGCCCAAGGTTCGCGTGATGCTAAGGCAGAACAATATCAAAAGGACCAGGCAGCTGGAGAATCAGGTCAGGAATCACCATCCAAGCATAACGATCCTGGATCAGAACATGCGAAGAATAGATCCGCGTGGAATAGAGATGGTGTAACTACCGCAGCCGCTGAAGCTAAAGGACAAAGTGGTACTGATACTTCAAATTCGCTGTACTCTGAAAGGGGTTTAGGTACAGCAGCAGCAGGTGCTGCCGCTGGTGGTGCTGGTGGTGCTGCTCTTGCTTCTCGTTCTAACAAGAATGCAACCGCCGATGATGCCTACGGTTCACGCACAGGCGCTGCTGAGGGTGCTAACAAGACTTATAGCACTAACACTAGTGCTGTAGGTGCTGCTAATGCCAATGCTGACCTTTCTGACAGTGATTACGACTACGACAGacaaataaaagaattagataGAAGAATTGCATCTACACAGAAAGAGATCGACCAAGTTAATTCTTCCGGCAGTGGTGTTTATGGCGCTTCTGCCGGTACACCCAGTACATCTGCTGGTATCTCTGCTCCTGGTACTGGAGGCTCTAAACAAACTGGTCCAACGACTACCGCTGCCACCAGTGGTACAGCTGATCACACTGCTACTAACGATCAAGATGACCCTTCGAACAAGGGTATTCTTGCTGGTACAGGTATTGCAGCTGCTATCGCAGGAGCTGCTGGCTATGTTGGTTTAGGAAAGCataatgaaaaatctaCTGTTGACGATGCGTATGGTCAGGGAGTCAAGACTGCATCTGCTGATACAGGTGCttctaaatcaattttggATGAAGCTTACAAGCAGGGTATTATTTCTGGATCTTATGATGCTGgtaaagaatatttcagaAAGGAATCTAGTCAGAGTAAGTCGGCTGTTGGTACTAGCTCTACTGCACCTGGAACAGGTGCTTATAAGGGCACGGATGTGGCCACGACTGATGTTTACCTGAAGGACACTTCAAATACTGGAGTATCCGCTGAAACGAATTACACAAACGATGATTCATCTAACAAGACCGGAATTCTCGCTGGATCAGGAATCGCGGCAGCTATAGCTGGTGCTGTTGGATATGTTGGCCTCGGAGGTAAATCCCATGAAAAGGAGACTGTCGATGAAGCATATGAAGAAGGTTTAAAGGCGGCATCCAGTTCGCATAGTGCTGGTAAAGTACATGAAACTAAACCAGAGGCATTTGTTAAAGATCCTAATGCGGTTTCCAGTACAACTCGTCAAGCGGaaccttcttcatcaagTAGAGGTTCAAATGCTGCTACTGGTGCAGCAGGTGGTGGTGTTCTTGGTACAGCGGCAGCAATGGCATCTAATACTTTAGGCTTTGATTCTGacgataatgaagaatattctGAGAACCGTGCATTGACAAAGGATTCTGATTTTGATTCTAACAGGAATACATATGACCCATCTAGCTCGACCGGCGATGcagaaattaatgatgatggaTCAGCAAAACCTGGTGTCCTTGGTGGGATCACCGGTGCAGTTAGTGCCGTTGGTGCTGTTGCTGCTGCCAAAGTGGGATATGGTAGTTCATCACCTTctgatattattaatgaagcTTATGAAGCCGGGAGAGAGCAGggtaatataattaatgaagCTTATGAAGCAGGTAGACAACAAGGTTCTACTGGATCATCTACTAGCAAAGCTGCATATGGATCTAGCACTAGCTCAAAGACATCTAGATCTATCGACACCCCACAATTACAAGATGTCGATGACGAAGACGAAgacgacgatgaagatgaagatgtgGCTAACACCACTACCAACTCGACAAGATCTGGTTTATTCGCTGGTGTATTTGGTGGTGCGGCCGCTGCTATGGGATTATCGTCACTTGACAGATCAGATTCCAACAGAAGCGGTATTGATCCATCTAAGGTTGACAGCCAGAAGGATACAGTTCCTAGGGAAGACCTTGCGAAGACCAATACTGGCAATTCATCTGGCAGTGGTATCTTAGGCGCTCTTGGTTTTAACAAGGGTGGCGAGACTTCTTCTCAAGgaaatttaattgatgCTGCCGATGAAGGTAGGGACGTCAAGTCCCTACCAAAACATTCTGGAGATGCTGGAGCTCTTGACTCTACCAAGCAAGACACGTCAGATAATGGTGATGGTGTACAAAAGGTTCCTAACTTACCTTCCTCTGGTGCCGGTAAACCAGAAACCAATACGGATGATAGTTCAAGGAAAGACACTGTACCAGATAAGGATTTGGCCAAAGAAGATGTAACTGATTCTAAGGACAGTAGTAAATCTGGAATGGGCATTGGTGCCGCAGTAGGTGCAGCAGCTGGTGCTCTTGGTTATTCTGCTAGTAAAAATGCTACTGCTCATAATGATGGTAGCTTAATCGATCCAGCTGCAAGAAACTATGAAGATGTTGCGAAGACACCTCCCCATGGTGGAAATTCTAAGCCTGATATCAAAACATCAAATGAAGATGTTGAAAGAAAGTCTGATGATGAGCCAAAAACTTCACAAAATTTTAGTCAAACCGAGGCAGACGTTGCCGCTTACAATAAAAAGCATGGAATCACTGACGATAAGAGATCTTTGATTGAAATTGCTGAAGGTGCTTCTCCAGAAATTAAGAAGATGGAAGCTCACCATGTTGCATCGGCTGGTAATGAAGCTGGAGAAGAAAGTGTCGCTGCCTCTGGTGACGGAGTCCAGCCTGTTCCAAAATCTGTTCTTCAACATCAGAATAGGTTTATTGCAACAGGTGGTAGAGAAGGTGACTTTAATGAGAGTGCAGGCTCAGGCTCTCACGCCAAAGTAAGTGAACCTGATgccaaaaaaaaaagtttgACCAGTGAACTGAGCCAATTTCTGGAATCTGCAAGTGATAAGTCCAGTAACAAGGGTCTCATGGGTGCAGCTGCAGGCGCGTTAGCCGGTGCAACCGGTGCCGTAGGATTGTCATCAGCTTCGGATAAGTCTAAGTCGAATTCGAAGAATGTTGACTCCCACTCTGGATATACACAAGATAAGGGAGACAACAGAACTCAAGGACCAACCACCTCAACCAGAGACACAACTGGTGTCGCTGGTACCGGTGCTGGTGCTGCCTATGGTGCAAGCCAAGGATCTTCAAGTAAAAAATCTGATACCACCTTGAGCGAAAAGGAGCTATACGAATATTATGAGGCAGGTATTATCCGTGGTTCATACGAAGCTGGCCAGATTTCAGGTGCTGAAGAAGCTAGCTTGGCTACATCTAAGGCCGAGCAGCATACCGGCGCAGCTGGTGCTCGTGAACAAACAGACTCAAACTTGTCTGATTATGGTAGGGCTGCCGCTGGTGCCGCTGGTGCAGGTGCTTTAGGTGGTGCTGCAGGTTATGGATTATCTTCATCGGGCAAAGATGTTAATGCTGATCCTTCTGCAACAGCCTATGGTTCTGAATCCAAGGCCCCTTTACATGATTCTTATGGTCAAGGTGTCAAAGAGGGTTCCCATTCTAAGGGAGTCGAAAAAGGCGCTTATTCTAAGGGAGTCGAAGAAGGCGCTTATTCTAAGGGAGTTGAACAAAGCGCGTATGAATCTGGTAATATTGAAGGTGCCAAAGATGCATCTACAGGTACGTCAGCAGGTAAGAGTGCTGCTGTTGGTGCCGGTGTTGGTGCTGGCACGGGTTTAGCTGCTGGAACTGCGTATGGGGCAACTCATGGCAAATCCAGTAAGCAAAGTACTTTAAATAGTAATGAATTATACGCCTTCTATGTTGCTGGAATTATTCAAGGCTCATACGAAGCAGGTCAGATAGCCGGAGCTGAAGACATTAGTTTGGCTTCTGGTCAAGGACAAAAATCCCAATCTGATGCTACCCATGGACATGGTCTTAGTGCCGCTACTGCAGGTGCAGTCGGCGGCGGGGCCCTTGGAGCAGGTGCTGCTGGTTTGGCAGCAAGTTCCAAGAACAAGGGTGCAGAAGAAAGTAATTTACTTGTTGAAGTGATTGGTGTTAAAGATGAGCAAGCAGCATCGAAGATTGCTCACCAAGCATCAAAAGAACTTAGTGCTCAAGGAGTTGACTTGACACACGGTAAATTAGTTATTAACACACAAACCAAAGAAGTCTATAAGACCGATGATGTTAATGAAAAGGTAGGTGAAAATACTAACAGCCACACTGGTAGAAATGCTTTGGCTGGTGGTGCTGTTGGTGGTGCAGCGGGAGCCGGTTTAGGTCATTCGACTGATAGACAAGGTGACTTTTCCTCAAGAGAAAGTCAAAAGAACCTTGAATCGACCGATCCAAATGATCACCACGATGAACATCAAAAGGCGAAAGAAAGATTGTCTAAGGCAGCTAATGCAGGTGTTTTAGGCAACGTCCAGCCTTCGGGAGTAGGAAACCAAACTCAACATGAAAGAGAGTATGATCCTTCAGCCGGTCAATCCCAATCACATCATGGCTTGAAGGCTGGCGCTGCTGGCGCAGGTCTCGGTGCAGCCGGAGCGGCAGCAGCTGCAGCTGCCTATGGTTCCCATTCACATGATAGTGGTGCCAACAGAGGTTACGAAGGTGGAATTACACCATCTGATAGATCTGCCGGGAACTATTCAACAGGAGACCAGGATACTGCTGGTCGCACTGGTCAAGGTATTTCTAGTCGTGAAGCTATGGGTCCTGGTGCAACAGGCCAAGGATTCACAACCGGCCAATCTGGTTTAGACGCAGCAAATACTAAGCAATCAGATGGTTCGGATATTGTGGTTACAGTTCAAGGTACTAAGGATAATGCCGAAGCTACCAGAATTGCAACCGAAACTGTTGAAGCTCTTAAGAAGCAACCTTCCGTGTTAGCAGCAGTTAAGGAATTAAGAATTGATGCTAATACTGGTATTGTTACAAATGAGCACGGCAAGAGAATTGATTTAAACCCATCAAGCGGACGTACACACCATGAAGCTCAAAATACAAATTCATCTCAAGGTATTGGTGCTGGATCCGCTGCTGGGTTAGGTGCCGGTGCAGCTGGATTAGGTGCAGCCGGTGCCTATGGTGCTCATAAACACTCCGACAAGACAGACCATAATCAGCAGCTGAACACCCAAGACTCCAGATCGGGTGCTTATGGTGCTCATCAAGCTGAAGCTACTGGCTATAACAACCGTAACCTTCAACAAGGCTACCAAGACACCCAGGACTCCAGATCGGGTGGTTCTGGTACTAAACAAGGTTATGAGGATGCCTACAACCAAAATAGATCCAGAGGCACTGATTCTAATGCCTCTGTTGGTTTAGGTGCCGCCGGTGCTGCCGGTGCCGCCGGTGCTTATGGTGCTCATAAATATTCCCACCAAGATACTCAAGACTCCAGATTGGGTAACAGAAGTGGTGACATCTATGAAGATGCCTACAATGAGGGCTATAAGCAAGGCTCTTACAGACAAACTGGAAGTTCAGGCTACGATTCCGCTAATGTTGGTGGTTCAAATTACACGTCCGCTACTCGTGGCAACGCTCCAGATCAAGTTGCTCCAACTACAGCCTCCACCCAACCACAACAAACTGAAACTAGCGGTTTGCGTATGCCTGGAAGTTTCTTCTAG
- a CDS encoding DEHA2B15356p (similar to uniprot|Q02804 Saccharomyces cerevisiae YPL051w ARL3 ADP-ribosylation factor-like protein member of the arf-sar family in the ras superfamily), protein MFHLASSLYTQYTKREQYNVLILGLDNAGKTTFLEHLKLLYATPNETKKTEGGPDTTETIRSKRILPTVGQNVATIKYEGTDSHQFANINLKFWDLGGQKSLRSMWSRYYKSCHGIIFIIDSTDTERFHECYETLMEITHDQSWSDENNGFDFVNVPILMMANKQDLPTAVDLISLKTGYFIDLVSELEATDSKLLPVSILENQGLRESLDWLVTRLVYNKANKMPQYK, encoded by the coding sequence ATGTTTCATTTGGCATCGTCGTTGTACACACAGTACACCAAACGCGAGCAGTATAATGTTTTAATACTCGGGTTGGACAATGCGGGCAAAACCACCTTTTTGGAGCACCTCAAATTGTTGTATGCTACGCCAAATGAGACCAAGAAGACCGAAGGGGGTCCCGATACAACCGAAACTATCAGATCGAAACGGATCTTGCCGACGGTGGGACAGAATGTTGCTACTATCAAATATGAGGGAACAGATTCCCATCAGTTCGCCAATATCAACTTGAAATTCTGGGACTTGGGAGGCCAGAAATCATTACGGAGTATGTGGTCTCGGTACTACAAGTCGTGCCATGGGATCATCTTTATCATCGACTCGACGGATACAGAGCGATTTCACGAGTGCTACGAGACGCTAATGGAAATCACCCACGACCAATCGTGGAGTGACGAGAACAACGGGTTCGACTTTGTCAACGTACCGATCCTCATGATGGCCAACAAGCAGGACTTGCCGACAGCCGTCGACTTGATCTCGTTGAAAACTGGCTATTTCATCGACTTGGTGAGTGAGCTCGAAGCCACGGACCTGAAGCTCTTACCGGTGTCGATCTTGGAGAACCAAGGACTTCGCGAGAGCTTGGACTGGTTGGTAACCCGTTTAGTGTACAACAAGGCCAACAAGATGCCCCAATATAAGTAG
- a CDS encoding DEHA2B15378p (similar to CA3313|IPF8811 Candida albicans IPF8811 unknown function): MSFKLPFDLSSIQESLNYENLSKSIQKVNPGKYSDQFKESFQPFATKTSQFMNGANVEVSELPVEYLQLEANCDLLLKLYTELIQFNNDTFANVSYDYPPANYTLAKIKDANVGGLISSKFTQLKNVSSPQEFENILMGAKDKETNGNDQVEIQTTSVKIPKTFYGHLSQLAEKHSQDFKESSNALSLGLMQVSSSYLEIANARLDMDKTVMDELNAKLVSILNEQFIKVNELRKKVYAVRSDFDSMRATVGEDEENEDLIKCEDEYVSATEVAVTEMKKLLKPSKSISLLKIFVDAQKSFFEVGYKKLTALSESLEKIDVADEEDDDDEDHS; this comes from the coding sequence ATGTCATTTAAACTTCCTTTTGATTTGCTGTCGATTCAGGAATCGTTGAACTACGAAAATCTCTCCAAGTCCATCCAGAAGGTCAATCCTGGTAAATACTCCGACCAGTTCAAAGAGTCATTCCAGCCATTTGCAACTAAGACCTCCCAGTTCATGAATGGTGCCAATGTGGAGGTCAGTGAATTGCCGGTTGAATATTTGCAATTAGAAGCCAATTGTGActtattgttgaaattgtaTACCGAATTAATCCAATTCAACAATGACACATTCGCCAACGTATCGTACGACTATCCACCAGCCAACTATACATTGGCCAAAATCAAGGACGCTAATGTTGGAGGATTGATTTCGAGCAAATTCACCCAATTAAAGAATGTTTCGTCTCCTCAGGAATTTGAGAATATCTTGATGGGAGCCAAAGACAAAGAAACTAACGGTAACGATCAGGTAGAAATTCAAACCACCTCAGTTAAGATTCCAAAGACTTTCTATGGACACCTCTCGCAACTCGCCGAAAAACACAGTCAGGACTTCAAGGAGTCTAGTAATGCCTTGTCGTTGGGTTTGATGCAAGTATCGTCATCGTACTTAGAAATCGCTAACGCAAGATTAGACATGGACAAAACCGTGATGGACGAATTGAACGCTAAGTTGGTCCTGATTTTGAACGAGCAATTCATCAAAGTCAATGAATTGCGTAAGAAAGTATATGCCGTAAGACTGGACTTCGATTCAATGAGAGCCACTGTGGGcgaagacgaagaaaacGAAGACTTGATTAAATGCGAAGACGAGTATGTGAGTGCAACCGAGGTCGCAGTCACTGagatgaagaagttgtTAAAACCATCAAAGTCAATTTCCTTGTTGAAAATCTTTGTGGATGCTCAAAAACTGTTTTTCGAAGTTGGTTACAAAAAGTTAACTGCGTTATCTGAAAGCTTAGAGAAAATTGACGTAGCagacgaagaagacgatgatgacgaagacCATTCGTAA
- a CDS encoding DEHA2B15400p (weakly similar to uniprot|Q00723 Saccharomyces cerevisiae YGR075c PRP38 pre-mRNA splicing factor), with the protein MENSKKQASYSDKSNVIRKAYLVEPIIRHRIQDSLFYKQYLYLTNEATILPVITSQVKYIGSTNANGKPTPFVCCFLRLLELEPSRDIIEMCLHQLGTKEFKYLTALIMLYIRVVWPYEDVITTLEPFYSDYRKLRFQLKSPIMVKGMPILYKLSHMDVWCDELLNNERVVDLILPRMVPRHVLFERGLIGERNYHGIVSEDENESKNDSESNSDDYESDSD; encoded by the coding sequence ATGGAGAATTCAAAGAAACAAGCGTCCTATAGTGACAAGAGCAATGTCATACGTAAGGCCTATTTAGTGGAGCCTATTATCAGACATCGGATCCAAGACTCACTTTTTTACAAGcaatatttgtatttgacCAATGAAGCGACCATATTGCCCGTAATCACTAGTCAGGTCAAATACATTGGAAGTACTAATGCCAATGGAAAGCCAACTCCTTTCGTTTGTTGTTTCCTTCGGTTATTGGAGTTGGAACCCTCTCGTGACATCATTGAAATGTGTTTGCATCAATTGGGCACcaaagaattcaaatactTGACAGCATTGATAATGCTCTACATTCGGGTGGTATGGCCATATGAAGACGTAATAACTACTCTTGAGCCATTCTACTCTGACTACAGGAAACTAAGGTTCCAATTGAAGTCGCCCATCATGGTCAAAGGCATGCCCATCCTTTACAAGCTCTCGCACATGGATGTGTGGTGCGATGAGCTTTTAAACAACGAGAGAGTCGTCGATCTTATCTTGCCCCGCATGGTCCCACGTCATGTATTATTCGAGAGAGGACTAATTGGCGAACGAAACTACCATGGAATCGTCtctgaagatgaaaacGAATCCAAAAACGACTCCGAAAGCAATTCGGATGATTATGAAAGTGATAGTGATTGA